In Denticeps clupeoides chromosome 1, fDenClu1.1, whole genome shotgun sequence, a single window of DNA contains:
- the cfi gene encoding complement factor I, giving the protein MWAFLWQCVLVPQRDMELMKGLLLLVLLLHITHASLSVGSDEEQKVKNVATTSATPTTPTTPTTAPSQTSAATSPSPVTRAVATDDFLGPETCVRESYTHRSCAKVFCPPWMRCMEGKCDCKMPYLCPRVGQSACGLDGRKYFSFCQTMAAACRLQKNVFSHFGDKCSADGVFKTSVKSRHRVLELSWPGRRVLVSADGWDLAAANVACQDVTRREEGVARGAVSAAKAIFSSVRAEAADWPTECVSVKCTGSELSLAECKIFRLAQVNPHTKIAMARCHSSIREAGLCEFQCVNGRCVKMEHTCDGKDHCGDGSDEMCCKKCRNKGFWCQSGVCVPQHAVGDGIVDCLGGDDEVAGGAGVVEKAAPGSQQKPEILSDPKKEIKVTRDWLEQLDCGIPNTTYVPPEDKHRTRTKRVVGGAVAERTQIQWQVAVQEDGVISCGGAYLGGCWVLTAAHCVRPKPEAFRVKFSLWQKRSRQSTTDISFVKNIFIHHEYDAVTYRNDIALIQLQNLGGVSECLLPNPAISAVCVPWSPLQFQPGDTCTISGWGRNKVGDMANELLWANVTLIDNCENFYKSRYHAGMMCAGDLDGEVDSCQGDSGGPLVCRDVGGVSYVWGIVSWGEKCGVKGFPGVYTKVAHYFEWIRRITSWNAVTKYNL; this is encoded by the exons atgtgggcgTTTCTTTggcagtgtgtgttggtgcctCAGAGAGACATGGAGCTAATGAAGGGACTTCTActgctggtcctgctgctgcacaTTACACACGCG AGTCTCTCAGTTGGAAGTGACGAAGAGCAGAAGGTCAAAAATGTAGCAACCACATCTGCCACGCCCACCACGCCCACCACGCCCACCACGGCCCCCAGTCAGACTTCAGCTGCCACCTCGCCGTCCCCGGTTACGAGGGCCGTCGCCACCGACGACTTCCTGGGCCCGGAGACGTGTGTCAGGGAGAGCTACACCCACCGGTCGTGTGCGAAGGTCTTCTGCCCGCCGTGGATGCGCTGCATGGAGGGCAAGTGTGACTGTAAGATGCCGTACCTGTGTCCCCGCGTGGGACAGAGCGCCTGCGGCCTGGACGGCAGGAAGTACTTCTCCTTCTGCCAGACCATGGCGGCGGCCTGCCGCCTGCAGAAGAACGTCTTCTCGCACTTCGGGGACAAGTGCAGCG ctgACGGTGTGTTTAAAACCAGTGTAAAAAGCCGCCACCGTGTGCTGGAGCTCTCGTGGCCCGGCAGGAGGGTTCTGGTGTCTGCCGATGGCTGGGACCTCGCTGCTGCCAACGTCGCGTGCCAGGACGTCACCAGGAGGGAAGAGGGCGTGGCCAG AGGAGCAGTAAGCGCGGCCAAGGCCATTTTCTCCAGTGTGAGGGCGGAGGCAGCTGATTGGCCCACggagtgtgtgagcgtgaaGTGTACGGGTTCCGAGCTCAGCCTGGCCGAGTGTAAAATCTTCCGACTGGCGCAGGTGAACCCCCATACAAAAATCGCCATGGCCAGATGTCACTCAAGCAtaagag AAGCCGGGCTGTGCGAGTTCCAGTGTGTGAACGGGAGGTGTGTGAAGATGGAACACACCTGCGATGGGAAGGACCACTGTGGGGACGGCAGCGATGAGATGTgctgtaaaa agTGCCGGAACAAGGGCTTCTGGTGTCAGTCTGGCGTGTGTGTCCCGCAACACGCGGTGGGCGACGGCATCGTGGACTGTCTGGGCGGGGACGACGAGGTCGCCGGGGGTGCCGGTGTCGTGG AAAAAGCTGCACCTGGATCCCAGCAAA AACCAGAAATCCTGTCAGACcctaaaaaag AGATCAAAGTGACCCGCGATTGGCTGGAACAGCTTGACTGTGGAATTCCCAACACCACCTACGTCCCCCCCGAGGACAAACACCGAACCAGGACCAAGCGAGTAGTGGGCGGGGCTGTAGCCGAACGG ACGCAGATCCAGTGGCAGGTGGCCGTCCAGGAGGACGGCGTGATAAGCTGTGGGGGGGCGTACCTCGGGGGCTGCTGGGTGCTGACCGCCGCCCACTGTGTCAG GCCAAAACCCGAGGCGTTCCGGGTCAAGTTCTCTCTCTGGCAGAAGCGCTCGCGCCAGAGCACGACGGACATCAGCTTCGTGAAGAACATCTTCATCCACCACGAGTACGATGCCGTCACCTACCGGAACGACATCGCGCTCATCCAGCTCCAGAACCTGGGGGGCGTGTCCGAGTGCCTGCTGCCCAACCCGGCCATCAGCGCCGTGTGCGTGCCCTGGTCACCCCTGCAGTTCCAGCCTGGGGACACCTGCACCATCTCTGGCTGGGGACGCAACAAGG TGGGTGACATGGCCAACGAGCTGCTGTGGGCCAACGTCACGCTCATCGACAACTGCGAGAACTTCTACAAGTCGCGCTATCACGCCGGAATGATGTGTGCTG GTGACCTGGACGGGGAGGTGGACTCCTGCCAGGGCGACTCCGGCGGCCCGCTGGTGTGCAGGGACGTGGGCGGCGTCTCCTACGTCTGGGGCATCGTGAGCTGGGGCGAGAAGTGCGGGGTGAAGGGCTTTCCCGGCGTCTACACCAAGGTGGCGCACTACTTCGAGTGGATTCGCAGGATCACCTCCTGGAACGCCGTCACCAAGTACAACCTGTGA
- the LOC114790357 gene encoding phosphatidylcholine:ceramide cholinephosphotransferase 2-like codes for MAAPDFVEEGEGHNVGGGHVEVTVETSPQPQPGQERTHPEMTGSDSDGNRSNNRCNPGKPYRLARTLRAGLLQRNQDYICIAMSRPRIDPLPREWWKTGVAFTYACCSLVVTTVMITVVHERVPEQSHAPPLPDKVFDHVGRVPWAFTVTEVSGVVLVSVLFVQWLVLKYKAIVARRFFFLQGTLYLYRIVTMYVTTLPAPGEHMTCAAKLYGDTEGMARRVATLLSGGGLSITGSHVLCGDYLFSGHTVMLTLTFLFIREYSPRSAWGWWFYHMTCWLLSVVGVVCILLAHEHYSVDVVVAYFVTSRIFYWYHTMANNQALRSSPQNYLSRIWWNPAFNFLERNVRAAVPPTFSWPVPLPTAWLRNQCRKYSAVRDAQEERE; via the exons atggcAGCACCTGACTTTGtagaggagggggaggggcatAATGTGGGCGGTGGCCATGTTGAAGTTACCGTAGAAACGAGCCCCCAGCCTCAGCCCGGCCAGGAGAGGACACACCCTGAAATGACTGGCTCAGACAGTGACGGTAACCGTAGTAACAACAGGTGTAACCCGGGGAAACCGTACCGGTTGGCCCGCACGCTGAGGGCGGGGCTCCTGCAGCGCAACCAGGACTACATCTGCATCGCCATGTCGCGGCCTCGCATCGACCCGCTGCCGCGGGAGTGGTGGAAGACGGGCGTGGCCTTCACGTACGCCTGCTGCAGCCTGGTGGTCACCACGGTGATGATCACGGTGGTGCACGAGCGCGTGCCGGAGCAGAGCCACGCCCCCCCGCTGCCCGACAAGGTCTTCGACCACGTGGGCCGCGTGCCGTGGGCGTTCACCGTCACCGAGGTCAGCGGCGTGGTCCTGGTCTCCGTCCTCTTCGTCCAGTGGCTGGTCCTCAAGTACAA ggCGATAGTTGCGCGCCGCTTCTTCTTCCTGCAGGGGACGCTGTATCTGTACCGCATCGTCACCATGTACGTCACCACGCTGCCAGCGCCGGGGGAACACATGACGTGTGCTGCCAAG CTGTACGGTGACACCGAGGGGATGGCGCGACGCGTCGCCACGCTGCTGTCCGGCGGGGGTCTGTCCATCACCGGCTCCCACGTCCTGTGTGGCGACTACCTCTTCAGCGGTCACACGGTCATGCTGACCCTCaccttcctcttcatcagagagt ATTCTCCACGGTCAGCGTGGGGCTGGTGGTTCTATCACATGACCTGCTGGTTGCTAAGCGTTGTGGGCGTGGTCTGCATCCTGCTGGCTCACGAGCACTACAGCGTAGACGTCGTGGTGGCGTACTTCGTTACTTCCAGAATCTTCTACTGGTATCACACCATGGCCAACAATCAG GCCCTCAGGTCCTCCCCTCAGAACTACCTCAGCCGGATCTGGTGGAACCCCGCCTTCAACTTCCTGGAGCGGAACGTGCGCGCCGCGGTTCCGCCCACGTTCTCCTGGCCGGTTCCCCTGCCCACGGCCTGGCTGCGGAACCAGTGCAGGAAGTACTCCGCGGTGCGGGACGCCCAGGAGGAGCGGGAGTag